A genomic stretch from Prionailurus bengalensis isolate Pbe53 chromosome E2, Fcat_Pben_1.1_paternal_pri, whole genome shotgun sequence includes:
- the LOC122493689 gene encoding zinc finger protein OZF-like — protein MAAAARRDPTEGTVTFEDVAVYFSREEWGLLEEAQRRLYQDVMLENLALVTSLGCQHGAENEEAPSEQSVSVEGVSHVRTPKAGLSPQKASPCEVCAPVLKDSFQLAEHQEPQFDEKVYTGGTQGKRVYFSGNLQQQQKEHTGDQPVRSSASGASVAKSCRQHVSGKPFICGETERDFLVSSGFLQQQATHTGEKSNNGTECGAAFHKGKTQHHWGDCTEALSSQHTFVHHQRVLPGERCYMCSECGKSFSHNSSLIKHQRVHTGERPYACGECGKSFSQSSNLFQHRRVHTGERPYECSECGKSFSQSYSLNNHRKVHTGERPFECGECGKSFSQRSNLIQHRRIHTGEKPYECSECGKSFNQSSALLQHHTVHTGERPYECSECGKSFTYSSSLLKHQKVHTGSKPYECSECRKSFSQNCSLVLHLRVHTGERPYECSKCGKSFSQSSALLKHQRVHTGERPYECRECGKSFRRSSNFSDHRRVHTGERPYKCNQCEKSFSKSSGLTRHQRVHTGLGLMSVLNEKAISQRPYLIDYHKVHMAKTT, from the exons GGCACTGTGACCTTTGAGGATGTGGCCGTGTACTTCTCCAGGGAGGAATGGGGTCTCCTTGAGGAGGCTCAGAGACGCCTGTACCAggatgtgatgctggagaacttGGCACTTGTAACCTCCCTGG gttgtcagcatggagcagaGAATGAGGAGGCACCTTCTGAGCAGAGCGTTTCTGTAGAAGGAGTGTCACATGTCAGGACTCCCAAGGCAGGTCTTTCTCCCCAGAAGGCCAGCCCCTGTGAGGTGTGTGCTCCAGTCTTGAAAGACAGTTTCCAGTTGGCTGAGCACCAGGAACCCCAGTTCGATGAGAAAGTGTACACTGGTGGGACACAGGGGAAGAGAGTCTATTTCAGCGGAAACcttcagcagcagcagaaggaGCACACTGGAGATCAGCCCGTCAGAAGCAGCGCGAGTGGAGCTTCGGTGGCAAAGAGCTGCAGACAGCATGTGTCAGGGAAGCCCTTCATCTGTGGGGAGACTGAGAGGGACTTCCTGGTCAGCTCGGGATTCCTCCAGCAACAGGCCACACACACTGGGGAGAAGTCAAACAATGGGACTGAGTGTGGGGCAGCCTTCCACAAGGGAAAAACTCAGCACCACTGGGGAGACTGCACAGAAGCTCTCAGCAGCCAACACACATTTGTTCATCACCAGAGAGTCCTCCCCGGGGAAAGATGTTACATGTGCAGTGAGTGTGGGAAATCTTTTAGCCATAACTCTAGCCTCATTAAACACCAGAGAGTTCACACCGGAGAAAGGCCTTATGCGTGTGGGGAATGTGGGAAATCCTTTAGCCAAAGCTCCAACCTCTTTCAACATCggagagttcacactggagaaaggccctatgagtgcagtgaatgtgggaaatcttttagCCAAAGTTACAGCCTGAATAACCATCGGAAAGTTCATACCGGAGAAAGGCCTTTTGAGTGTGGAGAATGTGGCAAATCATTTAGTCAAAGATCCAACCTCATTCAGCATCggagaattcacactggagaaaagccttatgagtgcagtgaatgtgggaagtCCTTTAATCAAAGCTCTGCACTCCTGCAACACCATACtgttcacactggagaaagacCCTATGAGTGCAGCGAATGTGGGAAATCCTTTACCTACAGTTCCAGTCTCTTAAAACACCAGAAAGTCCACACTGGATCAAAGCCTTATGAGTGTAGTGAATGTAGGAAATCTTTTAGCCAAAATTGCAGCCTTGTTCTACATCtgagagttcacactggagaaaggccttatgagtgcagcaaatgtgggaaatcttttagCCAAAGCTCTGCGCTCCTTAAACAccagagagttcacactggagaaaggccaTATGAGTGCCGTGAATGTGGGAAGTCCTTTAGGCGAAGCTCCAACTTCAGTGACCATCGAAGggttcacactggagaaaggccaTATAAGTGCAACCAGTGTGAGAAATCCTTTAGTAAAAGCTCTGGCCTCACTCGACACCAGAGAGTTCATACTGGATTGGGCCTTATGAGTGTCTTGAATGAGAAAGCCATTAGCCAAAGGCCTTACCTCATTGATTACCACAAAGTGCACATGGCAAAAACAACTTAG